The DNA segment GGCCTGGCGTGATCTGCTGGTTTGGTTGAGACACCCTCCCCAGGGGGTTGCTGTGGTGCCGCTGTTTGTGCGCAGCAACCTGCTCAAGTACCTGCCGGGAGGGATCTGGCATCTGGTGGAGCGGGTCCGGGTGCTGCGTCCGGCGATTGGCGGCGGCCCTGCCCTGGCCGGGGTGATCCTTGATCCACTCCTGATCGTGGCGGCGTCCGTTCTTGTTGTGATTGCTGGGGGATGGCAGCAGGGCCTTGCCCTGCTGGCTCCATGGCCCGCGCTGTTGATGATGTCCCGCTGGCGCGAGCCCCTTCTGCGTCGGCTCGAGCGTTCCAAGGCGGCGCAACTGCAGTCGGTTGGCAGTGGGCCCCTGGAAAGTGAGGGAAGCGGTCGCGGTGGCTATCCCTGGCGGCCCCTCAGCCTTCAGCTGCTGTTTGTGCTTTGCCGCTTTGCCGGGTTCTGGTGCAGCGTGCAGGCTTTCGGCATTCAAAGTCCGGCACCGTTCACCTGGCTTGCGGCCTTTGGCCTGGCCTACGCCGTTGGGCTGGTGGTGCCTGGTGCCCCCGGGGGGCTCGGGGTGTTTGAGGCCACCCTGCTGCTGCGTTTGGGTACTGCCGTGCCGGAGGCGCAGCTGCTCGCGGTGGTTCTCAGCTACCGACTCCTCTCCACCCTGGCCGATGTTGTTGCCAGCGGGGCCCTGGTGGCCGATCGGATGTTGGGCCAACGTTTGAAACGCCACCGCTGACCCCCGCGCTGTTGTGTTGCTGAGTCGTCGACGGATGCTGCAGTTGGTGCTTGGCACCGGTCTTACGGCAGCGGCCCTGCCCTTGAGCGCCGCAAGGGGAGCTGTTCAACGGGTTGGGCTGATCAGCGATCTCAACAGCAGCTATGGCTCCACCCGCTACATCCCTGCCGTGGATCAAGGGCTGGATCAGCTCATTGGCCTGCAGCCGGATCTGGTGGTGTGTGCTGGCGACATGGTCGCGGGTCAGATGCGAGGCCTCACTGGTCAGCAGCTGGATGCCATGTGGCGGGGCTTTGAGACGTCGGTTCTGCAGCGGCTTCAGGCGGCGGACATTCCACTGCTGCCAGCGATCGGGAACCATGACGGTTCACCGGGTTTCCCCGTGGATCGTGCTGCTGTGGGTCGGTTCTGGACCCCGATCCGTGAACGGATGGGATTGGCGTTTGTGGATGCCTCGCAGTTCCCGTTTCGCTACTCGGTGCTGCAGGACGGGATCTTCTGGCTGGTCTGGGATGCCAGCTCAGCCCGTGTTCCTGAGGATCAGCTGATCTGGGCACAACAGCAGTTGGCCAGCACCGAGGCACAAAAGGCTCGTGCTCGGTTTGTGGTGGGTCATCTCCCCCTGGCTGGGGTTGGTCTGGGCAAGGATCGCCCCGGTGAGGTGTTGGAGCGGGGAGGTGCACTTCAGGCCTTGATGGATGCCGCCGGCGTGCAGGCCTACATCAGTGGTCATCACCACACCTGGTTCTCCAGTCGTCGTGGCCAGCTTGATCTGATCCAGCTCGGCGCCTTGGGCAGCGGCCCCCGGCGCCTGTTGCGTGGTGAAGCGCCAGCACAGCAGAGCTTCACCTTGTTGGAGATCGATGGGGGCAGGGGCACCCTGCGGGAGACCACCTACGCCGTGTCCACGGGACGGCCGATCTCCTGGTCCACACTCCCGCTCCGTCTCAACACCCGTGCTGGCTTGCTCCAGCGCAACGCATCAGAGCGTTTGCTGCGGGGGTGACGAGCCCTCTCGTCTGGAGGCGTGATCCAGGGTTGGCACCAAGGCCATGGCGGCGACCAGCCCCAGAACAAGGATCATCAGGGCCGGCAACATCGCTTCGGCCAGCCGTTCATCGCCGGCGTACTGGAACACGCGCACCGAGAGCGTGTCGAAGTCGAAAGGCCGTAGAGCGAAGGTGAGGGGAAGCTCTTTCACCGTGTCGACAAACACAAGCAGCAGTCCGACGGTGATCGGTCCGCGCAAGAGCGGCAGATGCACCCGTTTGAGCACGCGCTGCCACGGTGATCCCATCCCCGTCGCCGCCTCATCGAGGCTCGGGCTGATCCGTTCCAGGGCTGCGTCCAGGCCTCCTTTCGCCACCGCCAGAAATCGATCGCTGTAGCCCCACAGCAGCAGGAGCAAGGGGGCGACCTGCCAGGGGGCGCCCGTGAGCAACAGGGCCAGAGCCAGGACGGTGCCGGGGATGGCGTAGCCCGTTCCGGCCAGGAAGGTGAGGCTTTTCAGCCATGGGGCGCTGGACCAGCGTTTGGCGATGGCCAGCACCAGTGCTGCCGTTACCGCCAAAACAGCAGCGACCAGAGCCAGCAAAAGACTGCGGCCGCTCAGACTGATCAGATCGTCGTTCCAGCTGGTTTGGAGCTGGTCCAAGTTGCTGGCGGCCCACAGCAGTGGGGTGCCCAGGCTCACGATCGGAGGGATCACGGCGAGCAGTTGCGCCACCCCAGCGCGGAATCCATGCAGGTGCCAAGCGGTTGCATCCCCGCCGGCCACGCCATCGCTCCAGCGTCGACTGCGCCTGCGCAGGCTGCGTTCACACACCACCAACGTCAACACGATCACCAGCGTGATCAAGGCCAAGCTGATGGCGCCTGCGGGATCGCCGTTGGACTGCCAGGTTTCCAGGATGCCCGCGGAGAGACTCGGGATGCCGAGCAGCTGCACGGCACCCAGTTCATTGACCACTTCCATGCCCATGAGAGCGACGCCGGCGCCGATCGCGGGCAGTGCAATGGGCAAGGCCACACGCCGGAAGGCTGACCAGGGACCAACCCCCAGGCTCCGGCATGCCTCCAGCTGACGCTGACCGCTGACGGAGAAACTTTCCGTGCTCAGCAGGAACACATAGGGGTAGGTCGTCAGGGCCATCACAGCGATGCCCCACCCCATGCCGTGAATGGTCCAGCTATGGCGACTGCCCAGATCAACGAGGATCGCCGAGAGGAGATAGGCCGGCGTTGCCAGGGGAATCAGCTGGGCGATGCGCAGCCATGCCCGACCGGGAAAACGGCAGTTGCACAGCAGCCAACCGTTCGCAGTGCCAAGCAAGGTGCCCAGCGTTGCTGTTCCGAGCAGCAGCTGGATGGTGCCAACGATCTGGCGCATGCCATCGGGGCCAAGATCGCTGAAGCCGCTGTGCAAAGACGTCAGGGCCTCCCTCACCAGCGTCAACACCGGCCAGATCGCAACCAGGCCAGTGATGGAGGCGATCAGGATCAGGGCCAGCCGGGTTGGGCTTGGAACAACACTCCGGTTGGGCAGCAACTTCACTTCAGCGATGGGCCGGACACCGTTGTCGCGACGTGGTGTTGCGACATTGCCATGGAACGAGTCTGGCGATGAACGATGGGGATCTGATCGAGGACGTGCAAACCGCACACCGGCTTCGATCATTTGTCACACTCATAAGCTCGGTCGGTTCCCAAGCTTCATCTGATCTGTGGAACAGCTGCTCCCGATGGAGCCAACGGTTGCTTTAAACGGGGTCTGGCACAGCTACGGCGACGCCTATGACGGCTGGACCCTGAAGGGGGTGGATCTTCAGGTGGCGCCAGGGGAGCTGCTGGGCCTGCTGGGCCCCTCCGGCTGTGGCAAGACCACCCTGCTCCGCTTGATCGCTGGCTTTGAACGCCCCCGGCGCGGCACGGTGCAGCTAGATCAGCGCATGGTGGCTGGAGATGGGATCTGGATGGAACCAGAACGTCGGGGCGTTGGCATGGTGTTCCAGGATTACGCCCTCTTCCCTCACCTGAACGCTTGGCAGAACGCCAGTTTCGGTTTGCCCCGGCGGAATCCCAACCGTGAGCGCGTCGCCTGGTTGTTTGCGTTGCTGGGGCTGAAGGGGCTCGAGCAGCGCTACCCGCACCAGCTCTCCGGTGGCCAGCGGCAGCGGCTGGCGTTGGCACGCGCTCTGGCCCCAGCACCCAGGGTGGTTCTGCTTGATGAGCCTTTTTCAAGCCTTGATGTGGAGGTGAGGCTCCGCCTGCGCAGTGAGCTCTCCTCAGTGCTGGACGCCTGCGGTGCGAGCGGCGTGATCGTCACCCATGACCCCGGAGAAGCTCTGGCGATTTGCGATCGCGTTGCCGTCATGCGGGATGGCGTGCTGCATCAATGTGCATCGCCCCC comes from the Synechococcus sp. A15-62 genome and includes:
- a CDS encoding iron ABC transporter permease, with amino-acid sequence MIEAGVRFARPRSDPHRSSPDSFHGNVATPRRDNGVRPIAEVKLLPNRSVVPSPTRLALILIASITGLVAIWPVLTLVREALTSLHSGFSDLGPDGMRQIVGTIQLLLGTATLGTLLGTANGWLLCNCRFPGRAWLRIAQLIPLATPAYLLSAILVDLGSRHSWTIHGMGWGIAVMALTTYPYVFLLSTESFSVSGQRQLEACRSLGVGPWSAFRRVALPIALPAIGAGVALMGMEVVNELGAVQLLGIPSLSAGILETWQSNGDPAGAISLALITLVIVLTLVVCERSLRRRSRRWSDGVAGGDATAWHLHGFRAGVAQLLAVIPPIVSLGTPLLWAASNLDQLQTSWNDDLISLSGRSLLLALVAAVLAVTAALVLAIAKRWSSAPWLKSLTFLAGTGYAIPGTVLALALLLTGAPWQVAPLLLLLWGYSDRFLAVAKGGLDAALERISPSLDEAATGMGSPWQRVLKRVHLPLLRGPITVGLLLVFVDTVKELPLTFALRPFDFDTLSVRVFQYAGDERLAEAMLPALMILVLGLVAAMALVPTLDHASRREGSSPPQQTL
- a CDS encoding lysylphosphatidylglycerol synthase domain-containing protein, which gives rise to MVKLLRQPKLWITLASLIFIAVALAQQAGQLRQLSLVANGWWWLVLGLGLTWLSILINGLAWRDLLVWLRHPPQGVAVVPLFVRSNLLKYLPGGIWHLVERVRVLRPAIGGGPALAGVILDPLLIVAASVLVVIAGGWQQGLALLAPWPALLMMSRWREPLLRRLERSKAAQLQSVGSGPLESEGSGRGGYPWRPLSLQLLFVLCRFAGFWCSVQAFGIQSPAPFTWLAAFGLAYAVGLVVPGAPGGLGVFEATLLLRLGTAVPEAQLLAVVLSYRLLSTLADVVASGALVADRMLGQRLKRHR
- a CDS encoding ABC transporter ATP-binding protein — translated: MEPTVALNGVWHSYGDAYDGWTLKGVDLQVAPGELLGLLGPSGCGKTTLLRLIAGFERPRRGTVQLDQRMVAGDGIWMEPERRGVGMVFQDYALFPHLNAWQNASFGLPRRNPNRERVAWLFALLGLKGLEQRYPHQLSGGQRQRLALARALAPAPRVVLLDEPFSSLDVEVRLRLRSELSSVLDACGASGVIVTHDPGEALAICDRVAVMRDGVLHQCASPPEIVRSPATPFVGSFVLQRNLIPVQADAQGQLSCLLGELDASAPWVQADRRASGDCCVLVDPHDINVVADAEGEASVLGREFLGDAWEYRIRVADVLVRAHCPIAQEHPPHTRCRLSFRDGARVTLLPLGQALA
- a CDS encoding metallophosphoesterase, producing MLQLVLGTGLTAAALPLSAARGAVQRVGLISDLNSSYGSTRYIPAVDQGLDQLIGLQPDLVVCAGDMVAGQMRGLTGQQLDAMWRGFETSVLQRLQAADIPLLPAIGNHDGSPGFPVDRAAVGRFWTPIRERMGLAFVDASQFPFRYSVLQDGIFWLVWDASSARVPEDQLIWAQQQLASTEAQKARARFVVGHLPLAGVGLGKDRPGEVLERGGALQALMDAAGVQAYISGHHHTWFSSRRGQLDLIQLGALGSGPRRLLRGEAPAQQSFTLLEIDGGRGTLRETTYAVSTGRPISWSTLPLRLNTRAGLLQRNASERLLRG